A genomic stretch from Solanum stenotomum isolate F172 chromosome 8, ASM1918654v1, whole genome shotgun sequence includes:
- the LOC125873582 gene encoding uncharacterized protein LOC125873582, with product MATITVLIRHSEKWSDENCYIEYSIDGIVLKEYASYSDLVDLISVQLNVDLTKKCIKIKYTVEVYSDSGETSIEGDVLQLEYNQELIGTNDTLPIVPTFDDQPVDAFDGGNDLIITNRSQKEIMIDQIYMDKSTLKDVMEKYSIEKRFKFLVERSNSISYTLVCQSKECPWLMKTSSINKSKMFRIRVFNSEHTCPLNDGVHSDFRATSGLIGGIIAPKLRNHERKYTPNDIRDDVRLDLGIDINYMLAWRAKEKALESIMGQPTASYRKLPGYLPIVFVDASHLKSTYTGVFVSASTLDGAGNILPLAYEVIDSENDVSWTWFFEQFKEAYGERENMCVVSDRHNSIIKVVSIVYNNIQHYACIWYLWANVCKNFRKANEQLSEVFYTMAKAYTQTDFDKLMKRVEQFDVRVKNYLELVGYEKWARLYAPVPRGWVMTSNIAECINSTLVAARELPIVDFLEQVRLMFARWNCTNRKNASCTFTLLGKKFQEMLVLNESKSGRMTVVPLTDYIYSVSDEGKSYIVCLENKTCSCNRFQVDGIPCAHVWRVLNKNHMLPDEYCSDFYKPETILRTYEVPVYPFPDKSE from the exons ATGGCTACTATCACAGTTTTGATTCGGCATTCCGAAAAATGGAGCGACGAGAATTGCTATATAGAATATAGCATTGATGGGATAGTGTTGAAGGAATATGCTTCGTATTCTGATTTAGTTGATTTGATTTCGGTACAATTGAACGTCGATCTTACAAAAAAGTGTATCAAAATCAAATACACTGTCGAAG TATATTCTGATTCTGGAGAAACTTCTATTGAAGGTGATGTGTTGCAACTTGAATACAATCAAGAATTAATTGGTACAAATGATACATTACCAATTGTCCCAACGTTTGACGATCAACCAGTAGATGCATTTGATGGTGGAAATGATTTAATAATTACGAACAGATCGCAAAAGGAGATAATGATTGATCAGATATACATGGATAAGTCAACATTGAAGGATGTGATGGAAAAGTATTCAATcgaaaaaaggtttaaattctTGGTGGAGAGGTCAAACTCTATAAG CTATACTCTTGTATGTCAATCTAAAGAATGCCCATGGCTGATGAAAACGTCAAGTATTAACAAGTCGAAGATGTTCAGAATTAGAGTTTTTAACTCTGAACATACATGTCCTTTAAATGATGGGGTGCATTCAGATTTTCGTGCAACAAGTGGATTGATTGGAGGAATAATCGCACCTAAATTGAGAAATCACGAGAGGAAGTACACTCCAAATGATATCAGGGATGACGTTAGATTGGACTTGGGTATTGATATTAACTACATGTTGGCATGGCGAGCAAAAGAGAAGGCATTAGAATCGATAATGGGGCAACCAACTGCGTCTTATAGGAAGCTACCTGGATACTT GCCGATTGTTTTTGTAGACGCCAGCCACCTTAAATCAACATATACTGGAGTATTCGTATCAGCCAGCACTTTGGATGGAGCAG GGAATATATTACCTTTGGCATACGAAGTTATTGATTCAGAAAATGATGTTTCTTGGACATGGTTCTTTGAACAATTCAAAGAAGCTTATGGTGAAAGAGAGAATATGTGTGTGGTATCTGACCGACATAATAGCATAATAAAGGTTGTATCTATTGTATACAACAATATCCAACATTACGCCTGCATATGGTACTTGTGGGCTAATGTATGCAAGAATTTTCGAAAAGCAAATGAGCAATTAAGTGAAGTATTCTACACTATGGCAAAAGCGTATACTCAAACTGATTTTGATAAGCTAATGAAAAGAGTTGAGCAGTTTGATGTAAGGGTGAAGAACTACTTGGAGTTGGTTGGTTATGAGAAGTGGGCAAGGTTGTATGCACCAGTTCCTCGTGGTTGGGTGATGACATCGAATATTGCAGAGTGCATCAATTCGACGTTGGTAGCAGCAAGAGAATTACCAATAGTTGACTTTCTTGAACAAGTGCGCTTGATGTTTGCTAGATGGAATTGCACAAATCGAAAAAATGCATCATGTACTTTCACACTACTTGGGAAGAAGTTTCAGGAAATGCTTGTGCTTAATGAATCAAAATCTGGACGTATGACG GTTGTCCCGTTAACTGATTACATTTATTCAGTAAGTGATGAAGGGAAGAGTTATATTGTATGCTTGGAAAATAAGACTTGCAGTTGCAACAGGTTTCAAGTTGATGGAATACCGTGCGCACATGTATGGAGGGTGTTGAACAAAAACCACATGCTTCCAGATGAATATTGTTCAGACTTTTACAAGCCAGAAACAATATTGAGAACATATGAAGTGCCTGTGTATCCTTTCCCTGACAAAAGTGAATGA